In a genomic window of Limibacter armeniacum:
- a CDS encoding FecR family protein has translation MSELESLWKKYREGRLNKEEKKELLTALENSEKADELDSFLKVEWMASNKVKLGTQVGHDRLYELIQNRISNKPLGAERRMDKWWKDYRYAVAVCLTILLLAGSIFTAYNNAESDFITLQVPAGGQVKSFTLPDGSKVWLNVATSLQYQKDFVEHRNIRLFGEAYFEVAKNRQSPFTVAFNEHKLVVTGTMFNIKAYGNEDSSSVNVEEGSVNVISEADTSSLVQNDRLLIENKGGKQYKSTKVFGEASKWKLGEMVFDHTPMEQVLKTLERQFDVTIAVEDVTKLKDSNLTTRYQANANLKEVLDGLAYLQNLEYRMYASDSVTIWKLDK, from the coding sequence ATGAGTGAGCTGGAAAGTCTCTGGAAAAAGTACAGAGAGGGAAGATTGAATAAGGAAGAAAAGAAGGAGCTATTAACAGCATTGGAAAATTCAGAAAAGGCAGATGAGCTGGATAGTTTTCTAAAAGTCGAATGGATGGCTTCCAATAAGGTGAAACTTGGTACTCAAGTTGGCCATGACAGATTGTATGAGTTAATCCAGAACCGGATTTCCAATAAGCCTCTAGGGGCAGAACGAAGGATGGATAAATGGTGGAAAGACTACCGTTATGCGGTAGCTGTATGTCTGACTATTTTATTATTGGCAGGGAGTATTTTCACAGCATATAACAATGCAGAATCTGATTTTATAACTTTGCAGGTTCCAGCTGGTGGTCAAGTGAAAAGTTTTACGTTGCCTGACGGTTCTAAGGTATGGCTGAATGTTGCGACTTCCCTACAATATCAGAAAGACTTTGTTGAACATCGTAATATCCGTCTTTTTGGAGAAGCGTACTTTGAAGTAGCCAAGAACAGGCAATCTCCTTTTACTGTAGCTTTTAATGAACATAAGCTAGTTGTTACTGGTACGATGTTTAATATCAAGGCTTACGGCAACGAAGACAGCTCTTCGGTCAATGTGGAGGAAGGAAGTGTCAATGTCATCAGTGAGGCAGATACAAGTAGCTTGGTGCAAAACGATAGGTTGCTTATCGAAAATAAAGGCGGTAAGCAGTATAAGTCTACTAAGGTATTTGGTGAAGCAAGTAAGTGGAAGTTGGGAGAGATGGTATTTGACCATACCCCAATGGAGCAGGTACTGAAGACGCTGGAAAGGCAGTTTGATGTAACTATAGCAGTTGAAGATGTTACTAAATTAAAGGACAGTAACTTGACAACAAGGTATCAGGCGAACGCCAACCTGAAAGAAGTGCTGGATGGCTTAGCTTATTTGCAGAATCTGGAATATCGGATGTATGCGTCAGATTCTGTGACAATCTGGAAATTGGATAAATAA
- a CDS encoding RNA polymerase sigma factor, protein MDRLSDKELLIRLEGEDEFAFRLLYDRYANQVRIFLSRLHLDDHVDDVVQETFVTIWKKRKEINPEKSFNAYLFTIAKNFALKELKKSLTASVELEESIVPADSYNVEEAYVADELEMVIHKAIEALPERPKHVFKLKRYEGMNTEEVAKTLGISNSTVENHMNRALHTLKDSLLKASVLLLVLFIK, encoded by the coding sequence ATGGATAGGTTGTCAGATAAGGAATTACTGATTAGGTTGGAGGGAGAAGATGAGTTTGCATTCAGGTTGCTTTATGATCGATATGCTAATCAAGTACGCATATTCCTTAGCCGATTACATTTAGATGACCATGTAGATGATGTTGTTCAAGAAACATTTGTGACTATCTGGAAAAAAAGAAAAGAGATTAACCCTGAAAAATCTTTTAATGCCTACCTCTTTACGATAGCCAAAAACTTTGCATTAAAAGAGCTTAAGAAGTCACTAACCGCAAGTGTGGAGTTGGAAGAAAGCATTGTGCCAGCAGACAGTTATAATGTGGAGGAGGCATATGTTGCAGATGAACTGGAAATGGTAATTCATAAGGCTATTGAAGCACTGCCTGAACGCCCAAAGCATGTTTTCAAGCTGAAACGTTATGAGGGTATGAACACTGAAGAGGTCGCTAAGACACTTGGTATTTCTAATAGTACGGTAGAAAACCATATGAACCGAGCCTTGCATACCTTGAAAGATTCACTACTAAAAGCTTCTGTGTTATTGCTTGTGCTTTTTATTAAATAA